CGTGGTCGGGCAGCGGGGCGACAGTGACGGGGTGGGCGCCGTTGGCGTCCACGAGGCACGGGACCTCGATCACGGCATCGTTGTCGAGCACGGACAGGGTGCTCCGGTTGCGGACGTTGAGGATCAGGGTGGTGCGCTCGTCGCGGGCGATGGCCCGCATCAGGGCGAGGGCGACCTTCTCGTAGCCGCCGGAGAGGTCGTCGGCGTCGCGCTCCCCGGCGCCGGCGGTCTCCCGGTTCTCGGACATGTAGGTGGCCTCGCGCTCGGCGCGCGTGCGGTCCCAGACGTCCAGTGCCTTCGCACCGGGGGCGCCGACCTCGTCGTAGAAGCGGGCCTGCTGGTCGTGGAGGAAGGCGCCGCGGGTCTTCTCGGCCTGCTGGTAGGCGCGGACGGCCTCGCGGTTGAAGTAGTAGTAGTGCAGGTACTCGTTGGGGATCGCGCCGAGGGACTGGAGCCAGTCGACGCCGAACAGCTTGCCCTCCTCGAAGGAGCCGAGGAGCTCGGGGTCGGCGAGCAGCCGCGGCAGCTCGTCCCGCCCCGCGACGCGCAGGCCGCGGACCCAGCCGAGGTGGTTGAGGCCGACGTAGTCGATCCAGGCCTCGCGCGGGTTCGCGCCGAGCACGCGCGCGATACGGCGGCCGAGGCCGACCGGTGAGTCGCAGATGCCGATGACGCGGTCGCCGAGGTGGCGGGACATGGCCTCGGTGACGAGACCGGCCGGGTTGGTGAAGTTGATGACCCAGGCGTCGGGGGCGAGGCGGGCCACCCGCCGGGCGATGTCGACGGCGACCGGGACGGTCCTGAGGCCGTAGGCGATACCGCCCGCGCCGACGGTCTCCTGACCGAGGACGCCCTCGGCGAGGGCCACCCGCTCGTCGTTCGCGCGGCCCTCCAGGCCGCCCACACGAATCGCGGAGAAGATGAAGTCGGCGCCGCGCAGGGCCTCGTCGAGGTCGGTGGTGGCGGTCACCACGGGGGCGTCCGGGACTGCCGCCGCCTGCTCGGCGAGGACCCGGGCCACCGCGGTGAGCCGGCCGGCGTCCAGGTCGTGCAGGACGACCTCGGTCACCCGGCCCTCGCCGCGGTCGCCCAGCAGCGCCCCGTACACGAGCGGCACCCGGAACCCGCCGCCGCCCAGAATCGTCAGCTTCACGCTTGAGCCTTTCCTGCCAGTGCCACCGCGACGCCCGCCTCCTCCAGGGAGGCCCGCGTCGCCGGGTCCACCGGCGCGTTCGTCACCACCACGTCCAGGTCCTCGGGACCGCAGACCTTCGCCATCCCCGTACCCGGGAACTTCGCCGTGTCGGCGAGCAGCACCACCTTGTCGCTCGCCTTGATCATGGCGCGCTTGACCGGCACCTCGACGACCGTCGTGTCCATCACCTGCCCGCCGGGGCGCACTCCACTGGTGCCGAGGAAGAGCCAGTCGGCGTGCAGCTGGCGCAGGTTGTCCTCGGTGAGGAAGCCGACCAGGGAGCGGTACTCGCGGCGGACCATGCCGCCGAGCAGGACCAGCTCGATGCCCTCGTCGTCGGCGAGCTCCTCGTAGACCACCAGGTTGCTGGTGATCACCGTGAGCCGGCGGCCGTGCAGCTGGCGGGCGAGGCGGTAGGCGGTGGTGCCGATGTCGAGCAGGACCGACTGGCCGTCCTTGACCATGGCCGCCGCATGAGCGGCTATCGCGTCCTTCTCGGCCACCCTGACCTCGGCGACCTCCGCGAAGGGCTGGTCGCCCTCCTCGGCGCGGGCGCCGCCGTGGACGCGGGTGAGCAGCCCGTCCTCCTCCAGTTTGACGAGGTCACGCCGGATGGTGGCGGGGCTCACACCGAGCTGCTCGGAGAGGTCGGTCACAGCCGCGGGGCCGCCCGAGCGCAGGGCCCGCAGGATGAGTTGATGTCGTCGTTCCGCCAGCATGCCGTGAACACTACTCGTCATCTTCAATCATTTCCATGCTCAGTTCTGCTCGGGTATTGACCAATCGTGCGGAGCGGCGCACGATTCCGGTCATCGAAATTGACGAGTTTTGACGAGAGGTGCCGAGTGTGGATGACGACAGGCCCGACGTACTCCTGACCGGGCTGCTCTTCTACGACCTCGTCCTCACGGGGCTCGGAAAGCCGCCGACGCCCGGCGAGGAGATCTGGACCGGCGGCATGGGCTGCGGCCCCGGCGGCATCGCGAACCTCGCGGTGGCGGCCTCCCGGTTCGGTCTGCGCACCTCCCTGGCCACGGTCTTCGGCGACGACTTCTACGGCGAGTACTGCCGGGACGTGCTGTGCGACCAGGAGGACATCGACCTCTCGCTCTCCCGCACCGCGGACGGCTGGCCCACCCCCGTCACCGTCTCGCTGGCCCAGGGCCACGACCGCGCCCTGGTCACCCACGGCTCCGAGCCCCCTTTCTCGCAGGACGTGCTGATGGGCGACCCGCCCGAGGCGCGCACCGCCCTCGTGCACCTGGAGGCCGAGCCCCGCGAGTGGATCTCCAAGGCCGCCGCGAACGGCACTCACGTCTACGCCGACGTCGGCTGGGACCCCACCCAGCAGTGGTCCACCGACCTCCTGGACCAGCTGAAG
This DNA window, taken from Streptomyces sp. NBC_00663, encodes the following:
- a CDS encoding 6-phospho-beta-glucosidase; its protein translation is MKLTILGGGGFRVPLVYGALLGDRGEGRVTEVVLHDLDAGRLTAVARVLAEQAAAVPDAPVVTATTDLDEALRGADFIFSAIRVGGLEGRANDERVALAEGVLGQETVGAGGIAYGLRTVPVAVDIARRVARLAPDAWVINFTNPAGLVTEAMSRHLGDRVIGICDSPVGLGRRIARVLGANPREAWIDYVGLNHLGWVRGLRVAGRDELPRLLADPELLGSFEEGKLFGVDWLQSLGAIPNEYLHYYYFNREAVRAYQQAEKTRGAFLHDQQARFYDEVGAPGAKALDVWDRTRAEREATYMSENRETAGAGERDADDLSGGYEKVALALMRAIARDERTTLILNVRNRSTLSVLDNDAVIEVPCLVDANGAHPVTVAPLPDHATGLVCAVKAVEREVLAAAESGSRTTAVKAFALHPLVDSVNVARRLVEGYREVHPGLAYLR
- a CDS encoding DeoR/GlpR family DNA-binding transcription regulator — protein: MLAERRHQLILRALRSGGPAAVTDLSEQLGVSPATIRRDLVKLEEDGLLTRVHGGARAEEGDQPFAEVAEVRVAEKDAIAAHAAAMVKDGQSVLLDIGTTAYRLARQLHGRRLTVITSNLVVYEELADDEGIELVLLGGMVRREYRSLVGFLTEDNLRQLHADWLFLGTSGVRPGGQVMDTTVVEVPVKRAMIKASDKVVLLADTAKFPGTGMAKVCGPEDLDVVVTNAPVDPATRASLEEAGVAVALAGKAQA
- a CDS encoding carbohydrate kinase family protein encodes the protein MDDDRPDVLLTGLLFYDLVLTGLGKPPTPGEEIWTGGMGCGPGGIANLAVAASRFGLRTSLATVFGDDFYGEYCRDVLCDQEDIDLSLSRTADGWPTPVTVSLAQGHDRALVTHGSEPPFSQDVLMGDPPEARTALVHLEAEPREWISKAAANGTHVYADVGWDPTQQWSTDLLDQLKLCHAFLPNESEAMAYTRTDSAVAALGTLSELVPVVVVTRGGDGAVAVDQTTGEYADVPALDIDVLDATGAGDVFGASFVAASLGGWPLEERLRFAVLAAGLSVQRPGGALAAPGWYGVDRWWRSLTDPDLKSAYGFLADRLPDDPGPPVAYAPVTPPARQT